One stretch of Pirellulales bacterium DNA includes these proteins:
- a CDS encoding PQQ-binding-like beta-propeller repeat protein, which produces MATVALTVVWGVFVAASARAENWPQWRGPHNNGISAETGLPTTWSKTEGVVWRLELPGSAGSTPAIWNDRVFLTSATEDGTLVLIAADTSGKELWRKSLGGGNETVRGDEGNYASPSPSTDGKHVWAMVGTGVLACYDFAGQEVWHVDLQQRYGKFNIQFGMASTPVLDGNRLYVQLLHTGGQIVAALDAASGDELWRIDRKTDARAECEHSYASPILYRDRQREYLLTHGADYIVAHRLDNGQELWRCGGLNPLGKYNPTLRFVASPVAADGLVVVPTAKNGPVLGLDPSAQGDVTDSTEAHRWVRAENTPDVPSPLVHGGLVYLCRENGVLICMDAQTGKEQYEQRAHSDRYRASPVFADGKIYLTSRDGTVSVVRAGRKFELLATNKMEEDLSASPAISGGRIYLRTFAALYAIGAR; this is translated from the coding sequence ATGGCAACTGTGGCGTTGACGGTCGTTTGGGGTGTGTTCGTAGCGGCCAGTGCCCGGGCCGAGAACTGGCCGCAATGGCGCGGGCCGCACAACAACGGCATTAGCGCCGAGACGGGACTGCCGACCACCTGGAGCAAGACCGAGGGCGTCGTCTGGCGGCTCGAGCTGCCGGGCTCGGCCGGTTCGACGCCGGCCATCTGGAACGACCGCGTCTTCCTGACCAGCGCTACCGAAGATGGCACGCTGGTCTTGATCGCCGCCGACACCTCGGGCAAAGAGCTCTGGCGCAAGTCGCTCGGTGGCGGTAACGAGACCGTCCGCGGCGACGAAGGCAACTACGCCTCGCCGTCGCCGTCGACCGACGGGAAACACGTCTGGGCCATGGTCGGAACCGGCGTGCTGGCCTGCTACGACTTTGCCGGCCAGGAAGTGTGGCACGTCGATCTGCAGCAGCGCTACGGCAAGTTCAACATCCAATTCGGCATGGCCTCGACCCCGGTGCTCGACGGGAACCGTCTGTACGTGCAATTGCTGCACACCGGCGGGCAGATCGTCGCGGCGCTCGACGCCGCCTCGGGCGACGAGCTGTGGCGCATCGACCGGAAGACCGATGCCCGGGCCGAATGCGAGCATTCGTACGCGTCTCCCATCCTGTATCGCGACCGCCAGCGCGAATATCTGTTGACGCACGGGGCCGACTACATCGTCGCGCATCGGCTCGACAACGGGCAGGAGCTGTGGCGCTGCGGCGGGCTGAACCCGTTGGGCAAATACAACCCGACCTTGCGGTTCGTGGCCTCGCCCGTGGCAGCCGACGGCCTGGTCGTCGTCCCCACCGCCAAGAACGGCCCGGTGCTCGGGCTGGACCCGTCGGCCCAAGGCGACGTGACCGACTCGACCGAGGCCCACCGCTGGGTCCGGGCCGAGAACACGCCCGACGTACCGTCGCCGCTCGTCCACGGCGGGCTGGTTTATCTGTGCCGTGAGAACGGCGTGCTGATCTGCATGGATGCCCAAACCGGCAAGGAACAGTACGAGCAACGGGCACACTCCGACCGTTACCGCGCCTCGCCTGTATTTGCCGACGGCAAGATCTATCTCACCTCGCGCGACGGCACGGTGAGCGTCGTCCGGGCAGGCCGGAAATTCGAGCTGCTGGCCACGAATAAGATGGAAGAAGACCTCTCTGCGTCGCCGGCCATTTCCGGCGGTCGAATCTATCTCCGCACCTTCGCCGCGTTGTATGCCATCGGCGCCCGATAG
- a CDS encoding ferredoxin--NADP reductase has translation MAQALFLDEAEAARLRSEHYNAEVVGLRKVHSDLWVYRVRPDAPLGNFHAGQYTSLGLGHWEPRAPGTQPEELSEEQYRKVVKRAYSISCPILDETGGIVRVDEGPELEFYITLVRSTDKDPPALTPRLFLLDVGSRLWIGRKVTGHYTLAPVKPDDDVIFIATGTGEAPHNAMLAELLARGHRGRLVSIVCVRTRADLGYVDTHRRLEERFDQYQFLSLTTREPENLDPSVPHYVGKIYLQDYVAKGQFERETGLKLDPARTHVFLCGNPSMIGLPQKVTGAGGEAELKYPATRGMVEVLAERGFVLDSRGVVGQIHYEEYW, from the coding sequence ATGGCCCAAGCACTGTTTCTGGACGAGGCCGAAGCGGCCCGCCTGCGCAGCGAACACTACAACGCCGAGGTCGTCGGTCTGCGCAAGGTGCACAGCGACCTGTGGGTCTACCGTGTGCGACCCGACGCGCCGCTGGGCAATTTTCACGCCGGTCAATACACCTCGCTGGGCCTCGGACATTGGGAGCCGCGCGCGCCGGGCACCCAGCCCGAGGAGCTGTCCGAGGAGCAGTATCGCAAGGTCGTCAAACGGGCCTATTCGATTTCGTGCCCGATCCTCGACGAAACGGGCGGGATCGTCCGCGTCGATGAAGGCCCCGAGCTGGAGTTCTACATCACGCTGGTGCGCAGCACCGACAAGGACCCGCCGGCGTTGACGCCGCGACTGTTCCTGCTCGATGTCGGCTCGCGGTTGTGGATCGGACGCAAGGTGACGGGCCACTACACGCTGGCCCCGGTAAAGCCGGACGACGATGTGATCTTCATCGCCACCGGTACCGGCGAGGCGCCCCACAACGCGATGCTGGCTGAATTGCTCGCGCGCGGGCATCGCGGCCGGCTGGTTTCGATCGTCTGCGTCCGCACCCGAGCCGATCTGGGCTACGTCGACACCCATCGCCGGCTGGAAGAGCGATTCGACCAGTATCAGTTTTTGTCGCTGACCACGCGCGAGCCGGAGAATCTCGATCCCAGCGTGCCGCACTATGTCGGCAAGATCTACCTGCAAGATTACGTCGCCAAGGGCCAGTTCGAACGCGAGACGGGTCTGAAGCTCGACCCGGCGCGGACCCATGTGTTCCTGTGCGGCAACCCGTCGATGATCGGGCTACCCCAAAAAGTGACCGGCGCCGGCGGCGAGGCTGAACTCAAGTATCCCGCGACGCGGGGCATGGTCGAGGTGCTCGCCGAGCGCGGCTTCGTGCTCGACAGCCGCGGCGTGGTCGGACAGATTCATTACGAAGAGTATTGGTGA
- a CDS encoding neutral/alkaline ceramidase, whose protein sequence is MNRCVACCLLLAGLVPSVAGAQDYKIGRASADISLPVWGIQMLGYVHPKQVGEGVRQKLYARAFAVSDLEDRTRLAYVTCDLAFVTHTLKLAVLERVGEKLGDRYGQANLILAGTHTHGAPGGYHHHLSISVLGGDFFPQAFDALVDGISEAIIAADADLAPGRILLAQGEVNNGNANRSAVAYRNNPAEERAQYDEPVDTTMTLLKFVRDDGAIGLLNWFAVHPTSMDFHYKLSTSDNKGYAADFCERKLAGAPQQGPFVAAFANTNCGDATPNLNLDATGPGRTIVESCTIMGGRQADTALQLFAAAEQPLSGPIEIRHGFVNLSKLEVSEEFTHDGQRRTCPSAWGYAFAAGSEAEGGGHPLFKEGMTKTEPAIDALIKIVLPQVKATPEFLECQKPKAVLIASGLAKPPMHEQIVPLAVVRLGQLAFVVGPAEYTTMSGRRFRAAVGRELGIEPKMVVVAGYSNDFAGYVTTWHEYQLQQYEGGHTLFGPWTEAGYRQEFVRLARALRSGQPVESSEQPTDMRTLLKRATKLDGPDERQPADAQFGDVVGELRKKYAPGEPVAATFWTGLPVNDYDRHDEFLAVERLVQAPDKWEVVRRDHDWDTTAQWQRISPEAAKKPAGPQRGALLELAPPRYSTSPDPFQVTITWETAPDAPTGTYRLVHYGRYKSSGSVQRFTAHSPPFELAP, encoded by the coding sequence ATGAATCGCTGCGTCGCCTGCTGTTTGCTGCTCGCTGGCCTGGTCCCGTCGGTTGCCGGCGCCCAGGATTACAAAATCGGCCGCGCGTCGGCCGACATCTCGCTGCCCGTCTGGGGCATTCAGATGCTCGGCTACGTCCATCCCAAGCAGGTCGGCGAGGGCGTCCGGCAAAAGCTCTATGCCCGGGCCTTTGCGGTCAGCGATCTCGAGGACCGGACGCGGCTGGCGTATGTCACGTGCGACCTGGCCTTCGTCACGCACACCTTGAAGCTCGCCGTGCTCGAGCGCGTCGGCGAAAAGCTCGGCGACCGTTACGGGCAGGCCAACCTGATCCTGGCCGGCACGCACACGCACGGCGCGCCGGGCGGGTATCACCATCACCTGTCGATCAGCGTGCTGGGCGGCGACTTCTTCCCGCAGGCCTTCGACGCCCTGGTCGACGGCATTTCCGAAGCCATCATCGCTGCCGACGCCGACTTGGCGCCGGGGAGGATCCTGCTGGCGCAGGGCGAAGTGAACAACGGCAACGCCAACCGCTCGGCCGTGGCCTATCGCAACAACCCGGCGGAAGAACGGGCCCAGTATGACGAACCGGTCGACACGACGATGACGCTATTGAAGTTCGTGCGCGACGACGGGGCGATCGGCCTGTTGAACTGGTTCGCCGTGCATCCGACGAGCATGGACTTCCACTACAAGTTGTCGACGAGCGACAACAAAGGCTACGCGGCCGACTTCTGCGAGCGCAAGCTGGCCGGCGCGCCCCAGCAGGGCCCATTCGTCGCGGCGTTTGCCAACACGAACTGCGGCGATGCCACGCCGAACTTGAACCTCGACGCGACCGGGCCGGGCCGCACGATCGTCGAGAGTTGCACGATCATGGGGGGCCGCCAGGCCGACACGGCATTGCAACTGTTCGCCGCGGCCGAGCAGCCGCTGAGCGGGCCGATCGAGATTCGCCACGGCTTCGTCAACTTGTCGAAGCTCGAGGTGTCCGAAGAGTTCACCCACGACGGCCAGCGGCGCACCTGTCCTTCGGCCTGGGGCTATGCGTTCGCAGCCGGGTCCGAGGCCGAAGGCGGCGGCCACCCGCTGTTCAAGGAAGGCATGACCAAGACCGAGCCCGCGATCGACGCGCTCATCAAAATCGTCCTGCCGCAGGTGAAAGCGACGCCCGAGTTTCTCGAGTGCCAGAAGCCCAAGGCGGTGCTCATCGCCAGCGGTCTGGCGAAACCGCCGATGCACGAGCAGATCGTGCCGCTGGCCGTCGTGCGCTTGGGCCAGTTGGCGTTCGTCGTCGGGCCCGCGGAATACACCACGATGAGCGGGCGGCGGTTTCGCGCCGCCGTCGGCCGGGAGTTGGGCATCGAGCCGAAAATGGTCGTCGTGGCCGGCTATTCCAACGACTTTGCCGGCTATGTAACGACCTGGCACGAATATCAACTGCAGCAATACGAGGGCGGCCATACGCTGTTCGGCCCCTGGACCGAGGCGGGCTATCGCCAGGAGTTCGTGCGTCTGGCCCGGGCCCTGCGCAGCGGCCAACCGGTCGAATCGTCGGAACAGCCCACCGACATGCGCACGCTGCTGAAGCGCGCAACTAAGCTCGACGGTCCCGACGAGCGGCAGCCTGCCGATGCGCAATTCGGCGACGTCGTCGGCGAACTGCGTAAGAAATATGCCCCGGGCGAGCCCGTCGCGGCCACTTTCTGGACCGGCCTGCCGGTGAACGATTACGACCGGCACGACGAGTTCCTGGCCGTCGAGCGGCTGGTTCAGGCGCCGGACAAATGGGAAGTCGTCCGCCGCGACCACGATTGGGACACCACGGCCCAATGGCAGCGCATCTCGCCCGAGGCCGCCAAGAAACCGGCCGGCCCCCAGCGCGGGGCGCTCCTCGAACTGGCGCCGCCGCGCTACTCGACTTCGCCCGACCCGTTCCAGGTGACCATTACCTGGGAGACCGCGCCCGATGCGCCCACAGGCACTTACCGGCTGGTCCACTACGGACGGTACAAGTCGTCGGGCTCGGTACAACGGTTCACGGCGCATTCACCGCCGTTCGAGTTGGCGCCGTAA
- a CDS encoding ankyrin repeat domain-containing protein has protein sequence MFHSPSAEALRFHRIVAEGDLQELSTALEHGADVDAPGYVGMTALMLTVGSRDLEKTKLLIQHGADPELADDFNATALRHAVDADFTDGVRLLLSLGVDRGHHPRYPLKKIDYHESLLEELAPFDPKGDLSETEWRESIEQSKQSARDRGQNPTVTPIISDVQSVEVLKLFLEAGDDLNLAPNEVKRAMLGLETGRELRIAPSDYRRHKSPRHGSQNPERMDFPFWQEMIRTGVNAHSAREQFNDHNPSAEPGAVWCYDRFGSSLTPLDDGRFVQIAGEHEDYYDPDFFIYNDVVIHDGKGDFQIYGYPQDVFPPTDFHTATLCRDGIYIVGCLGHPTQRRSGYTPVYRLMLESWRITPVETAGEMPGWIHGHRASYDPDRNSIRIVGGEIQLVADDETPRLVPNEHEFELDLTRLQWRLMA, from the coding sequence ATGTTTCATTCACCAAGCGCTGAAGCGCTTCGGTTCCATCGGATCGTAGCCGAAGGCGACCTGCAAGAGCTGAGTACCGCCTTGGAGCACGGTGCCGACGTTGACGCTCCCGGCTACGTTGGCATGACGGCGCTGATGCTGACAGTTGGGTCAAGGGACCTGGAGAAGACAAAGCTGCTGATTCAGCACGGAGCGGACCCAGAACTGGCAGACGACTTCAATGCCACGGCTCTGCGACATGCGGTCGATGCCGATTTTACAGACGGCGTCCGGCTGCTGCTGAGTCTCGGTGTAGACCGCGGACACCATCCCAGGTATCCCCTGAAGAAGATCGATTATCACGAGTCGCTGCTCGAAGAATTGGCGCCCTTTGACCCAAAGGGAGATCTATCGGAAACGGAATGGCGTGAGTCGATCGAACAGAGCAAACAGTCGGCTCGCGACCGCGGCCAGAATCCAACGGTCACGCCGATTATCTCCGATGTTCAGAGCGTCGAGGTTTTAAAGCTGTTCCTGGAGGCGGGGGACGATCTGAATCTGGCACCGAATGAGGTCAAACGGGCGATGCTGGGACTGGAAACCGGGCGCGAGTTGCGCATCGCCCCGAGCGACTATCGAAGGCACAAATCGCCACGCCATGGGAGCCAAAATCCCGAACGCATGGACTTTCCGTTCTGGCAGGAGATGATCCGAACCGGCGTCAATGCCCACTCGGCGCGCGAACAATTCAACGACCACAATCCAAGCGCAGAACCAGGCGCCGTCTGGTGCTACGACCGGTTTGGCTCGTCACTGACACCACTCGACGATGGGCGTTTTGTCCAGATTGCAGGGGAGCACGAGGATTACTACGACCCCGACTTCTTCATTTACAACGATGTTGTGATTCACGACGGCAAGGGCGACTTCCAGATCTACGGTTATCCCCAAGACGTTTTTCCGCCGACCGACTTTCACACTGCCACGCTCTGTCGAGATGGCATCTACATTGTCGGCTGCCTGGGGCACCCGACGCAGAGGCGCTCCGGATATACGCCCGTTTATCGCTTGATGCTCGAATCTTGGCGAATCACGCCGGTCGAAACGGCCGGAGAGATGCCGGGCTGGATCCACGGCCATCGTGCAAGCTATGATCCAGATCGAAATTCAATCCGCATCGTAGGGGGAGAGATTCAGCTCGTCGCTGATGACGAAACACCTCGGCTGGTTCCGAATGAACACGAATTTGAGCTCGACCTTACTCGATTGCAGTGGCGCCTGATGGCATAA
- the thrS gene encoding threonine--tRNA ligase, with protein sequence MLQVKLPDGSVREYSRPITPLEIAAEIGAGLAKATVAAAVDGQTVSPRVPLPESGQVALRLLTKKDPEALGVMRHSCAHVMARAVMRLFEGVQLAFGPTIDNGFYYDFDLPHKLSEADFPAIEAEMAKIVKEDEAFDWFLEPRERAIDLMRDLRQPLKVEHISTGLAEHPTLSFYRQGEFVDLCRGPHIPSAGKIGAFKLLSVAGAYWKGDASNQQLQRVYATAFFDKAELDDYLHRVEEAKRRDHRVLGKQLELFTISPLVGSGLILWLPRGAAVRGLLENFIKDELVRRGYDPVYTPNIGRVELYQISGHYPYYADSQFRPIEMEEGEKYLLKPMNCPHHIMIYQSKPRSYRDLPLRLAEFGTVYRYEQSGELNGMTRVRGFTQDDAHLFCTEDQVADEFRGCIEMTRYVLRSLGLEDYRVRLGFREPGSDKYVGSPEAWQRAEAALESVCRSLDLPHLSIEPGEAAFYGPKADFVVTDALGREWQLGTVQLDYNLPSAERFALEYIGPDNHPHRPVMIHRAPLGSLERFVGVLIEHFAGAFPLWLAPEQIRVLVVSEKFVDYARRVEEQLRAAGFRVSGDYRPEKIGGKIRDAQLKLIPYMFVIGAREEETGSVAVRDRIDGDLGAMSLPDAIARLQAEVTERRVRQVVKTSAGLHDRSRKDEY encoded by the coding sequence ATGCTTCAGGTCAAGCTTCCCGACGGCAGCGTCCGCGAGTATTCCCGACCGATCACCCCCCTGGAGATTGCCGCCGAAATCGGCGCCGGCCTGGCCAAGGCGACCGTCGCTGCAGCCGTCGATGGCCAAACGGTCAGTCCCCGAGTGCCCCTGCCCGAGAGCGGCCAGGTCGCGTTGCGGCTGCTCACGAAAAAGGACCCCGAGGCCCTGGGCGTGATGCGGCACTCGTGTGCCCACGTGATGGCCCGGGCCGTGATGCGGCTGTTCGAGGGCGTGCAGTTGGCCTTTGGCCCCACGATCGACAACGGCTTTTATTACGACTTCGACCTGCCGCACAAGCTGAGCGAGGCCGACTTCCCGGCGATCGAGGCCGAGATGGCCAAGATCGTCAAGGAAGACGAGGCGTTCGATTGGTTTCTCGAGCCGCGCGAGCGCGCGATCGACCTGATGCGCGACTTGCGCCAGCCGCTCAAGGTCGAGCACATCAGCACGGGCCTGGCCGAGCATCCCACGCTGTCGTTCTATCGCCAGGGCGAGTTCGTCGACCTGTGCCGCGGGCCGCACATCCCCAGCGCCGGCAAGATCGGCGCCTTCAAGCTGCTGTCGGTGGCCGGCGCGTATTGGAAGGGCGATGCCTCGAACCAGCAGTTGCAGCGCGTCTACGCGACCGCGTTCTTCGACAAGGCCGAACTCGACGACTACTTGCACCGGGTCGAAGAGGCCAAGCGCCGCGATCATCGCGTGCTGGGCAAGCAGCTCGAGCTGTTCACCATCAGCCCGTTGGTCGGATCGGGCCTGATCCTCTGGCTGCCGCGCGGGGCGGCCGTGCGCGGGCTGCTTGAGAACTTCATCAAGGACGAGTTGGTGCGCCGCGGCTACGACCCGGTCTACACGCCCAACATCGGTCGGGTCGAGCTCTACCAGATCTCGGGCCATTATCCCTACTACGCCGACAGCCAGTTCCGGCCGATCGAGATGGAGGAGGGCGAGAAGTACCTGCTCAAGCCGATGAACTGCCCGCACCACATCATGATCTACCAGTCGAAGCCGCGCAGCTATCGCGACCTGCCGCTGCGCTTGGCCGAGTTCGGCACGGTGTATCGCTACGAGCAGTCGGGCGAGCTGAACGGCATGACCCGCGTGCGCGGCTTCACGCAGGACGATGCGCACCTGTTCTGCACCGAGGACCAGGTGGCCGACGAGTTCCGCGGCTGCATCGAAATGACGCGCTACGTGCTGCGCAGCCTGGGTCTCGAAGACTATCGCGTGCGGCTGGGCTTTCGCGAACCGGGCAGCGACAAGTACGTCGGCAGTCCCGAGGCCTGGCAACGCGCCGAGGCGGCGCTCGAGTCGGTGTGCCGGTCACTGGACCTGCCGCACCTGTCGATCGAGCCGGGCGAAGCGGCGTTTTATGGTCCGAAGGCCGACTTCGTGGTGACCGACGCGTTGGGCCGCGAATGGCAATTGGGCACCGTGCAGCTCGACTACAACCTGCCCAGCGCCGAGCGGTTCGCGCTCGAATACATCGGGCCCGACAACCACCCGCATCGTCCGGTGATGATTCACCGCGCGCCGTTGGGTTCGCTCGAACGGTTCGTGGGCGTGTTGATCGAGCATTTTGCCGGGGCGTTTCCGTTGTGGCTGGCGCCCGAGCAGATTCGCGTGCTGGTCGTGAGCGAGAAGTTCGTCGACTATGCCCGCCGGGTCGAGGAGCAACTGCGCGCGGCGGGCTTCCGCGTGTCGGGCGACTACCGGCCCGAGAAGATCGGCGGCAAGATTCGAGACGCCCAGTTGAAGCTGATTCCGTACATGTTCGTGATCGGTGCCCGCGAGGAAGAGACGGGCAGCGTGGCGGTGCGCGACCGGATCGACGGCGACCTGGGCGCGATGAGCCTGCCCGACGCGATCGCCCGGCTGCAGGCCGAAGTGACCGAGCGGCGCGTGCGGCAAGTCGTCAAAACGTCCGCCGGCCTGCACGACCGCAGCCGGAAGGACGAGTACTAG
- a CDS encoding site-specific integrase: protein MSNVGPRVPKYALHKASGQAVVTLNGRDVYLGPYGSAASRAKYDRTVGEWLAAGRRTAEASRAVTVDDVIAAYWQFAETYYRKQGEPTGELDNLRHALRPLHQLYGPTEANTFSPRGLKALQQRWIEQDISRGVINQRIGILKRMFRWAVAEELVAVTVHQALTTVAGLKQGRSAARETAPVLPVAEDVFQATLPHLPAVIRDIVLLQRYCGCRPSEALLIRPGEVERNGAVWIYRPTRHKTEHRGRGRQIMLGPRAQAVLLPYLDREPEAYCFSPREAVAQRARRLRAQRKTKVQPSQRDRRKARPRRPPGDHYEHHTYARAIRRACEKAGVPPWCPNQLRHAAATAIRAQYGLEGAQVVLGHSRADVTQIYAERDWLKAQQIAAEAG, encoded by the coding sequence ATGTCGAATGTCGGTCCTCGCGTTCCCAAATACGCCCTCCACAAGGCCAGCGGTCAGGCCGTGGTCACCCTCAACGGGCGGGACGTCTACCTGGGCCCCTATGGCTCGGCTGCCAGTCGGGCTAAATACGACCGCACGGTCGGCGAATGGCTGGCGGCAGGCCGGCGCACGGCCGAAGCGAGCCGGGCCGTCACGGTCGACGACGTGATCGCCGCCTACTGGCAATTCGCCGAGACCTACTATCGCAAGCAGGGCGAACCGACCGGCGAGTTGGACAATCTGCGACACGCCCTGCGGCCTTTGCATCAGCTGTATGGCCCGACCGAGGCCAATACGTTCTCACCGCGGGGACTGAAGGCCCTGCAGCAGCGGTGGATTGAACAGGACATCTCCCGCGGAGTGATTAATCAACGGATCGGCATCCTCAAGCGGATGTTCCGCTGGGCCGTCGCCGAGGAGCTCGTGGCAGTGACCGTCCATCAGGCCCTCACGACGGTGGCCGGACTCAAGCAGGGCCGCTCCGCTGCACGGGAAACGGCGCCCGTTCTGCCTGTAGCCGAGGACGTGTTTCAAGCCACGCTGCCCCACCTGCCCGCCGTCATCCGCGATATCGTCCTGCTCCAGCGGTACTGTGGCTGCCGGCCGAGCGAGGCCCTGTTGATCCGGCCCGGCGAGGTCGAACGAAACGGAGCCGTCTGGATCTATCGACCGACGCGCCACAAAACCGAACACCGGGGCCGGGGGCGACAGATTATGCTGGGTCCACGGGCGCAAGCCGTCCTATTGCCCTACTTGGACCGCGAACCGGAGGCCTACTGCTTCAGCCCACGTGAAGCCGTCGCGCAGCGGGCGCGCCGCTTGCGAGCGCAACGGAAGACGAAAGTCCAACCGAGTCAACGCGACCGCCGCAAAGCCCGACCTCGCCGTCCGCCCGGCGACCACTACGAACATCACACCTACGCCCGGGCCATTCGCCGTGCATGTGAAAAAGCAGGTGTGCCCCCCTGGTGCCCCAATCAACTGCGGCATGCGGCGGCCACCGCGATCCGTGCGCAGTATGGCCTCGAGGGCGCCCAAGTCGTCCTCGGTCACAGTCGTGCCGATGTCACCCAGATCTACGCCGAACGAGATTGGCTCAAGGCCCAGCAGATTGCGGCCGAGGCCGGTTAA